CACCGACGCGGCCGAAACCGGACGAGCAGCCGGTGATGAGGATGGACTTGCCCGACAGGTCGGGACTGGCGGAAACGGCATCGGCCCGGGCGCGCGTTGCGGTAGCGGCAAGTGCGGTGGTCGCGGCGGCGCCAGCGAGCAGGGAACGGCGATCGATCGTCGGCATCGGTTGCTCCTGTAAGTTATCCGCCACGTCAATAGACGCAGGCGATGCTCACGGTCGATACTCCTGGCGCGTTTCGCTATCCCTGCATCCGCAAGGCCACGTCGCTCATGAACCGGGCGGAATCGCCCCGTGCGAGCCACTCCGCCTCTGCCCCGATCGCCGCCAGCATATCGGTCAGCGTGTCCATTTCCGCCTTGGCGTAATTGCCGAGGACGTGCCCGGTAACGCGATCCTTGTGCCCCGGATGGCCGATGCCGATGCGCACGCGGCGGAAGTCCGGGCCCAGATGCTGGTCGATCGAGCGCAGTCCGTTGTGTCCGGCAAGGCCGCCGCCCGTGCGGACCTTGATCTTGAACGGGGCGAGATCGAGTTCGTCGTGAAAGACCGTCAGGTCTTCGACCCCCAGCTTGTAGAAGCGCAACGCCTCGCCCACGCTGCGCCCGCTCTGGTTCATGAACGTCGCGGGCTTGAGCAGCAGGATCTTCTCGCCCCCGATGCGGCCTTCCTGAACCCAGCCGGAGAATTTCTTCTGCACCGGGCCGAAACCGTGCATCTCCGCGATCACGTCGCAGGCCATGAAGCCCACGTTGTGCCGGTGGAGCGCATATTGCGGTCCGGGATTGCCGAGGCCAGCCCAAATCTGCATCCGCGCGCTCTAGCGTTCCGGGAGAGGACGACAACCCCCCGATCCATGTCTTCTACCGGTTCAGCCGCCCCTCGATCAGGCCGTCGACCAGCGAAGGATCGGCCAGCGTCGACGTGTCGCCCAACGAACCGTAGTCGTTCTCGGCGATCTTGCGCAGGATGCGGCGCATGATCTTGCCGGAGCGGGTCTTGGGCAGGGCAGGGGTGAAGTGCAGGTGATCGGGCGTCGCGATCGGGCCGATTTCCTTGCGCACCCATTGGCGCAGTTCTGCGGCCAGATCGTCCGACGGCTCCTCGCCCGCATTGAGCGTGACGTAGCAGTAAATCCCCTGGCCCTTGATATCGTGCGGGAAGCCAACCACCGCCGCCTCCGCTACCTTGGGGTGGAGCACCAGGGCGCTTTCGACTTCGGCGGTGCCCATGCGGTGGCCCGATACGTTGATAACGTCGTCCACCCGCCCGGTGATCCAGTAATAGCCGTCTTCGTCGCGTCGGCAGCCGTCGCCGGTGAAATACTTGCCCCTATAGGTGCTGAAATAGGTCTGCACGAACCGCTCGTGATCGCCGTAGACGGTGCGCGCCTGCCCGGGCCACGAGCGGGCGATGCACAGGTTGCCGCTGGCCGCGCCTTCCAGCACCTGGCCGTCGCCGTCGACCAGTTCGGGACATACGCCGAAGAACGGGCGTCCGGCGCTGCCCGGTTTCATCGGGTGCGCGCCGGGCAGGGTAGTAATCATGATCCCCCCCGTTTCGGTCTGCCACCAGGTATCGACCACCGGGGTTTCGCCCCGGCCGACGTTATCGTGATACCAGCGCCAGGCCTCCGGATTGATCGGCTCCCCCACTGTGCCGAGCAGGCGCAGGGACGACAGGTCGTGCTTGCGCACATGGGCCGTGCCCTCGCGCATCAGCGCGCGGATCGCGGTCGGCGCGGTATAGAAGATGTTGACTTTGTGCTTGGCGCACACTGCCCAGAAACGGTCGTGATCGGGCCAGTTGGGCACACCTTCGAACATCAGCGCGGTCGCACCGTTCTGCAGCGGACCATAGACGATATAGCTGTGCCCGGTGACCCAGCCGATATCGGCGGTGCACCAGTAGACCTCGCCCGGACGGTAATCGAAGACATAGCGGAACGTGGTTTCGGTCCAGACGGCATAGCCGCCGACCGTATGCAGCACGCCCTTCGGCTTGCCCGTCGACCCAGAGGTGTAGAGGATGAACAGCGGATCTTCGGCCTTCATCTCCTCGCACGGGCAGTCTTCGGCAACCCCCTGGGACAGTTCGTGGTACCAGTGATCGCGCCCTTCGGTCATGGCCACGTCCGCGCCCGTGTGGCGCACGACCAGCGCGGCCTTGACCGGGGCTTTCTCCAGCGCTGCGTCGACATTGGCCTTAAGGGGCACGGTCTTCGATCCTCTCAGCCCCTCGTCGGCGGTGACGATCCAGTCGCTTGCGCAATCCTCGATCCGGCCGGCAATCGCGTCGGGCGAGAAACCGCCGAAGATCACCGAATGGACCGCGCCGATGCGGGCGCAGGCGAGCATGGCGATCGCGCCTTCGGGGATCATCGGCATGTAGATCGTCACGCGGTCGCCCTTGGCCACGCCCATCTTCTTGAGCGTGTTCGCCATGCGGATCGTCTCGCGGCGAAGATCGGCATAGGTCAGGCGGCGCACTTCGCCCTGCGGATCGTCCGGCTCGAAGATCAGGGCGACGGTGTCGCCATTGCCGGCTGCGACATGGCGGTCGACCGCGTTGTGGCAGATGTTCAGCGAACCGTCTTCGAACCAGCGGATATCGACCGGGTCGTAGCTCCAGTTCGCGATTGTCCGCGGGTCGCGGAACCAGTCGAGCCGCTGCGCCTGCTCGGCCCAGAAACCTTCGGGGTCGTCGATACTGCGGCGGTACATCGCCTCGTAGTCGGCAAGCGAGCAGGCGGCGCGTTCCTTCGCTGCGGCGGGAACGGGGACGGTTTCGTGATCGATTTCGCTCAAGCTGCTCTCTCCCGACGTGCGATTGCGATTCGTATACCGCGCCCGGGTTAGGCAAGCGACCGCTCAAACGCAAAACGCCGGCCCATCGCTGGGCCGGCGTTGCGTGTTCCGGGTAAAGGAACGGGGGGTCGAGGATCAGTCCTCGCCGCCTTCTTCCTT
The sequence above is a segment of the Pelagerythrobacter marensis genome. Coding sequences within it:
- the acs gene encoding acetate--CoA ligase; protein product: MSEIDHETVPVPAAAKERAACSLADYEAMYRRSIDDPEGFWAEQAQRLDWFRDPRTIANWSYDPVDIRWFEDGSLNICHNAVDRHVAAGNGDTVALIFEPDDPQGEVRRLTYADLRRETIRMANTLKKMGVAKGDRVTIYMPMIPEGAIAMLACARIGAVHSVIFGGFSPDAIAGRIEDCASDWIVTADEGLRGSKTVPLKANVDAALEKAPVKAALVVRHTGADVAMTEGRDHWYHELSQGVAEDCPCEEMKAEDPLFILYTSGSTGKPKGVLHTVGGYAVWTETTFRYVFDYRPGEVYWCTADIGWVTGHSYIVYGPLQNGATALMFEGVPNWPDHDRFWAVCAKHKVNIFYTAPTAIRALMREGTAHVRKHDLSSLRLLGTVGEPINPEAWRWYHDNVGRGETPVVDTWWQTETGGIMITTLPGAHPMKPGSAGRPFFGVCPELVDGDGQVLEGAASGNLCIARSWPGQARTVYGDHERFVQTYFSTYRGKYFTGDGCRRDEDGYYWITGRVDDVINVSGHRMGTAEVESALVLHPKVAEAAVVGFPHDIKGQGIYCYVTLNAGEEPSDDLAAELRQWVRKEIGPIATPDHLHFTPALPKTRSGKIMRRILRKIAENDYGSLGDTSTLADPSLVDGLIEGRLNR
- the pth gene encoding aminoacyl-tRNA hydrolase, coding for MQIWAGLGNPGPQYALHRHNVGFMACDVIAEMHGFGPVQKKFSGWVQEGRIGGEKILLLKPATFMNQSGRSVGEALRFYKLGVEDLTVFHDELDLAPFKIKVRTGGGLAGHNGLRSIDQHLGPDFRRVRIGIGHPGHKDRVTGHVLGNYAKAEMDTLTDMLAAIGAEAEWLARGDSARFMSDVALRMQG